Below is a window of Impatiens glandulifera chromosome 2, dImpGla2.1, whole genome shotgun sequence DNA.
TTcctaaaacttttttttataaacatttggTTGTAATTAATTAGAgtgtaaacaaaaaatatatatatatatatatatatatatgaaaaatcgATCGGACGGTGTTGTGGACGGTTCATAATTTTCTAGACTGACCCTGGACTGTTGGGTTGACAATTTAGATAGTAAAAAATCGATAATTTAACCGACCAACTGTTTATATacgaattttaatatattttaaatatgttctTTAGTCTCATTACTCTAGTGGTAAATTATGATTATATGAGATTTGTTTCGTTCAAATCTTATCACacatatttcttatttaatactttttctttttcttttttaaatttattttaatttaattaatattataatacaatttcttttaagttaaataatttttttattatttaatttattaaaattttattataaggcTCAactaaaaattttcatttttattatattatattatacatattttattatttttcctttttaatttattatatatatatatattatattttcaacgaTTAAACTGATAAATCCAttgaatcaattttaaaacgGACAAAATAGAACCGACGTTTAACCTTGACAgatgaagattttgaaaaaccgaCACCAACAATTATgatgaattttttaatgaaacatTGACCGAACCGAATCACTTACCTCTTACCTCCCTAGTTGTAATGTTATTTATCTAATCGAAATGAATGTTCTAGATATAAGTCGATAATTCATGATATTTGTAGTTGGAGATTTTAAGTGGAAATCGAATTGGTGAGTTTTCTTAAGAATCACTCTTGTCATTTGATTTGCACGAGTGAGTTTGAAAAGATTTTATACTATGTTAGAGAAATGTTGCTCTAACATTGATTATCTAAcgcattaattatatatttttttaatctcactCATTCCATATGATATTTAATTGTTGTGTTTAAccgatcatttaaaaaaatcaattaaaattcattcacatttttattttaaaacagtcATACCATAAACCACCAAAGACTAATGATATAAATGACCTACCTACTATCCAATTAAAGAAGAAATCCTACACATGACTATTGAAAAAACAACTAGCATAATCCATTAACAATgcaaaaatcatcaaataaatatatgtttttaaaatgttgATTGGAAATAAATTCAGATTAACTTTGCAAAGACAATTATTTAACATtgataactaaaatatttagattagaACCAAAGAAAAGTAGAGAACTCCCAACTTTCCACACAAAATTGTATATGTTTTAGAAATTGAAAAACTTatccattaataaaaaaagatgtcaCAAAGGAAGgacatacatataaaattacaaaaataaaacattgcTTATTAATTTAAGGGAAACGGGGACCAGTTTCGCCAACTCCATTGTCTTGTGAAAGGAGATTGGAAAACGAACCCTCCCTTGACTCCATAATTAACTTCATTTCTATTATGTGTCGGTTAAGCATATTAACTATCTCTTCGCACTCTTTTGCATTGAGTTTCGAAGCCACGTTCATAGGGTTTTCGCACATACTTTGGTAAATTTTTTGTGTGATCTCTTTGTCCCGGTTTTCACATCTCAGCTTCATCAGcttctcttcaatcttcttgaGTCTTTGATTAGTGAAGCTCTCTTGGTTCACCATCCACCTCGTTTGCTCATGCTCCGGAAGGCTCCTGAACCTTTCGACAGTCTTTCGAGCATCTTCCACCGAGGGCCAAACTATTGGTTGGGGATCATCCTTGTTAGTTATGATGACACACCCCTCGATTCCACATAGGGTGGATAGTTCGTACATCTTCTTAATCAAGCCACCCTTCCTAGTCTTGAATGTAATTTTCCTTACATGATCATTGGAAATGAATGCATATTTCTCATTGCTTCTAGACATAGTGTATCAAAAGGCGAGAAGAAAATACTAATTCTTTTGTGATACAATTAGAGAATGAAAATATGTTTGGCCTAAAtgactttatttatatatatggattgtagagaggaatgaaaatttgtagactaataaaaaataattgttgagattttgttgttaataattatgtaattaggTTACTGCCATTATTGACTCCAAATTTATaggattatgaaaataaatcattttgggaaaatattttaatattattttaaggaaaaaaaatcaaatatttcaagTACAATAGAAATTTTTGGTAACATAGTTAtgataatgaattttaaaaaaacttcatttttggcataatatattttaatatcatttaaggaaaaaaaattaaaaaaatttaaattataatagaaaagttcattactttttctaatttaaaaaaagaaatgggATTGTTATTTGAccagtttgaaaaataaaaatataatgagagggtagagtttattttaatcaaccaatattattaaatttatttatatatataattataaaaaaaatcagaatactatttaaattaataccCCAAGgagacattaaaaataattatttttaaataacttataaaaaaattacccaaattaaagagacatagtttttttttcttattcagagataaaaaaaacatgacaattcatggaaaaaaaataaacatcaaaaggatggttgaaaaaaatatataaaaaaaaaaaaaaacttattttctaACACATTTATTTGTTATCAACAGTTCGGGCCTGGCTGAGGTAAGCAGCCCGTCTAGAGTCACCCTTTGCTGACACcctaaaaacaaaattagaacACCTACActatcaattataatatttattcaactaaacaaaattatcttttttaattataataaatattattattatatgttttaatataaGGCATCCCAAACTTCTAGGGGAGGATATGCTTAGTggcattatttaaaaatataaaaaatatatatatatagaaaaatgataaactcagTTAAAACATATTACGTGggtaagagagaaaaattaaaaatatccaaCATTTTGtcaatcctaaaaatatatatatatatgaccctatataagtttttaaaatatactatttttatacGATGCCAAGGCCCATCTTTCCCAAACTTCTACACTTATCCTGAATAAAAGGTTAAGCCTGATTTGCTATCCCAATGGCATGTCTCAATGACTATACCTTTCtttaaaacactttaaaattatataaaaagaagaaattttcattaaaagagagaataattaaatagaaaatcgTTAAGACATGTCATAATACACAGATTCGTTCCCTAAAGAAAAGGGCCAGATCTGTTGTGTTGTCAcattattaaaaatcattttgaaatcATTCTCTATCTTGATATCTATCTATTTGTCTTTCCTCTAGTTATGTTTAAGGAATGATTGAGAAATCACTTTGTTAATGTATTGATGTATTTATTCAGGAGATCTGATCTGTTGTCCTAGAATATGTCACAATAGATTCATGGTTTAAAATCCTTCAGAATCATTCTCTATTTTGataaaaagttagtttttttttatgattttgaaaGATTTCGAACTAAGAAACATCTAGTATGACACATTATAGGATAGCAAATTCGAACTCCTGAATAAATACACCAATACATTGACAAAGTGATTTTTCATTCTTCTTTAAACATAACTAGAGGAAAGACAAATAAATAGAGATATACATAGATATATTTAGCTTATTTGAGtgaaaagagtaaaaaaaaaaatgggctATAGAGCCTCAATCTTACCAACTTTCTAcatgaataatcttttaaaaaaacataggAGTGTGAAAGTAAAATTTATCTTGTGAATTAACCAAATATTGAATAAATGCAAATGATGCagcattctaaaaaaaaaataacgtgTGAAtgagatgaaaaaaaataaattttaagaaaaatttattgtttataaaaaagagaaaaaaccctaaaaaattaacttattaacactaacaaattaaaatgttttaaaattaaaatgttttaaaaccTAGACAATGAGTGAGATACACAattgggtaaacccaacccatattactccatcaaaattattactcaaaccaatacaaatttatttaatattatttttgataaatttgtttgattcaaattagaaaaaatcaatttaacatttattttatgcTGAACGGTCATTAactattgaattttaattattttttaaaatttaaaattaaatattttcctCAACTTCTTTAGTTTCAAAACCATTAATGAAATTCCTTCCAACTTCGCAACCTAAATTTCatccataaataataattcatcaaGATCACAATCATTCACATTCCGTTAAAATCCCCCCCCACAACCGTCCCCAACCTCTCCATCAAGGCCACAACCATTGGCTCACTCTTCATAATCCCCTTTCCCCTTTAACAAAAACACATCCAGTCTTGATGCAGAAACAGTAGATCAAAGTCGCCCAACGAGGGAGAAGAACAGATCCAATCTTGATAATGGAAACTTTTGAAAAAGTAACTGTATTTAAGCCAAAAGTCGGACCGAATTTTTTTTGACTGGTTCAAAAGATAACcgtattttaaacaaaaatcgaACACCCATTCAACTGTTTAGCATCAGGCcacatattttaaaactatggcTAAAACTCGATTCCACATATTTCTAGCTAATGGTATCATGTGgttcaagaataaaaaaatgattaattaagcTCAAAAATTGTGCTAACAAAGACTTTGATACCTATCCGCGTCCGAAGGACCTAGACATCGTGATCTACTAAAAGAGTCGCATTAGAGGACTTGAACCCATTAAGGTTTTTGTAACACCTAAGAAACCTTAGACCCGTCCTCGTAGTTCATCTCCAAATCGATATCAAAATGAAAAGCTcaacattaaataaaactagtatgtatcccgtgcatttgcacgagtaataatataaaaaatcgtgaaaaaaatattacggtaaaatttttatgggcgggtcgacccacaattcgacccaaatatccatttactctcacatatatccaaattagcCACAGCTcacgacccgacaatccggacactttaaaaattaagcatcattatatatatatatatatagattagttagttaaaaagttgaacttatattgttaaaatgtcacgcgtttatagaattttgggttgaatttaaaatataaattgttattaacctagttggttaaaaggttgtacttgttttgttaggttgcaagttcgaaccatacctatagtatttttaattttatttttaaccgttttaagtttatgggcgggtcaacccacaatccgacccaagtatccatttactctcacatatatccaaattaaccacagctctcgacccggcaattcggacactttaaaaattaagcatcattatatatatatagattagttagttaaaaagttaaacttttattgttaaaatgtcacgcgtttatcaaattttgggttgaatttaaaatataaagtgttattagtctagttggttaaaaagttgtacttgttttgttaggttgaaagttcgaaccatatctatagcattttaaattttatttttaaccgttttaagtttatgggcgggtcaacccacaatccgacccaaatatccatttactctcacatatatccaaattagcCACAGCTcacgacccggcaatccggacactttaaaaattaagcatcattatatatatatagattagttagttaaaaagtcgaacttatattgttaaaatgtcacgcgtttatcaaattttgggttgaatttaaaatataaattgttattaacctagttggttaaaaggttgtacttgttttgttaggttgcaagttcgaaccatacctatagtatttttaattttatttttaatcgttttaagtttatgggcgggtcaacccacaatccgacccaaatatccatttactctcacatatatccaaattaaccacagctctcgacccggcaattcggacactttaaaaattaagcatcattatatatatatatatatatatatatatattagttagttaaaaagttaaacttttattgttaaaatgtcacgcgtttatcaaattttgggttgaatttaaaatataaagtgttattagtctagttggttaaaaagttgtacttgttttgttaggttgaaagttcgaaccatatctatagcattttaaattttatttttaaccgttttaagtttatgggcgggtcaacccacaatccgacccaaatatccatttactctcacatatatccaaattagcCACAGCTcacgacccggcaatccggacactttaaaaattaagcatcattatatatatatatagattagttagttaaaaagttgaacttatattgttaaaatgtcacgcgtttatcaaattttgggttgaatttaaaatataaattgttattaacctagttggttaaaaggttgtacttattttgttaggttgcaagttcgaaccatacctatagtatttttaattttatttttaatcgttttaagtttatgggcgggtcaacccacaatccgacccaagtatccatttactctcacatatatccaaattaaccacagctctcgacccgacaattcggacactttaaaaattaagcatcattatatatatatatatatagattagttagttaaaaagttgaacttttattgttaaaatgtcacgcgtttatcaaattttgggttgaatttaaaatataaagtgttattagtctagttggttaaaaagttgtatttgttttgttaggttgaaagttcgaaccatatctatagcattttaaattttatttttaaccgttttaagtttatgagcgggtcaacccacaatccgacccaaatatccatttactctcacatatatccaaattagcCACAGCTcacgacccggcaatccggacactttaaaaattaagcatcattatatatatatatatatagattagttagttaaaaagttgaacttatattgttaaaatgtcacgcgtttatcaaattttgggttgaatttaaaatataaattgttattaacttagttggttaaaaggttgtacttgttttgttaggttgcaagttcgaaccatacctatagtatttttaattttatttttaatcgttttaagtttatgggcgggtcaacccacaatccgacccaagtatccatttactctcacatatatccaaattaaccacaactctcgacccggcaattcagacactttaaaaattaagcatcattatatatatatatatagattagttagttaaaaagttgaacttttattgttaaaatgtcacgcgtttatcaaattttgggttgaatttaaaatataaagtgttattagtctagttggttaaaaagttgtacttgttttgttaggttgaaagttcgaaccatatctatagcattttaaattttatttttaaccgttttaagtttatgggcgggtcaacccacaatccgacccaaatatccatttactctcacatatatccaaattaggCACAGCTcacgacccggcaatccggacactttaaaaattaagcatcattatatatatatatatatatatatatagattagttagttaaaaagttgaacttatattgttaaaatgtcacgcgtttatcaaattttgggttgaatttaaaatataaattattattagcctagttggttaaaaggttgtacttgttttgttaggttgcaagttcgaaccatacttatagtatttttaattttatttttaaccgttttaagtttatgagcgggtcaacccacaatccgacccaagtatccatttactctcacatatatccaaattaaccacaattctcgacctggcaattcggacactttaaaaattaagcatcattatatatatatatagattagttagttaaaaagttgaacttatattgttaaaatgtcacgcgtttatcaaattttgggttgaatttaaaatataaagtgttattagtccagttggttaaaaggttgtacttattttgttaggttgaaagtttgaaccatatctatagcatttttaattttatttttaaccgttttaagtttatgggcgggtcaactcacaatccgacccaaatatccatttactctcacatatatccaaattaggCACAGCTCAcgacccggaaatccggacactttaaaaattaagcatcattatatatatatatatttgattttaaaattgtcACTTGATTTTTTCcgcaaaaaacaaaaaaaaaagaataatattgcTTAAAACACAAATAAGATATTCATATTTGTTTCGATACTTGGTTACCCTCGGAAAAGTCCGAGTTTCGATGCTATCTAAAAGACAGttctattattaaattttagtcATATGATATAATTTACTGGACTATATGGAAGTCCGGATTGAATAGCATTGCCCCGCTTTCTCTCTGGATCCCTAGTATCAATGTTGGTGCTAAATTTACTATTCCGACTAAGTCCATATATGATTGATCATTATCGTcttgaatatatttatagaacTTGTTCAATTTTTAGGTaatcaaatgttataaaatttagcATACACCAACTACCATTTCAAGTTGACTGCAAGATCTAAAAGAGCTTCTACCTGTCTAATAGTTCTCTGTTTCTCTTGTTGCTTCATCCTGTTAGCAACAGATTCTGCATCCATCCCTCCTCCTCTCCCAACCTCACCTCTTTCGGTTTCCTCTAACCGCACTTCTTGAAGCAACTCGTTTACCTCCCTTATAAAATCTGCCCTAAGGAGTATATTGTCCATTTCTGCCGTTGGTCTCATTGGCCCTTTGTGCTGACAGAATTTCACAAAAACAAATGAACCATTCCATATGTTTACATGTTAATTACCTATAACCAGATTTAATGTAGAAAACGAAACATACCTGATCAATGTCAAAGCCTGCTGGAACGAGAATGCTGAATGGGTCCTCACGAGGAAAGGTTTCAATCATACTTTTTCTACAATCCTTCAGCCAGCCTTCATCATCAAATCCAtcatgcatattgagaagaTCATTCAACAATCTCATACTCGTGGAAGCTTCCCGTTTCAAAATCTCTGTCTGCAATGACATTTCAAATGGAACTTTCATTACAAAATCCTTGGAATGCAGCATTGATGTTCGGTTCTTACCTCAACTCGTCTATATAAAAGATCAAGGCTTCTGATTGCATCTTTCTCATCCTGAAATACAGGCCTATTAACATTACTGTTTCAAATTTAAGAACAAGAAGGTCAGCCAACATACATCACGTCGAGCAAGATCAAGGCGGTTCCATATGACCATTAGAA
It encodes the following:
- the LOC124924918 gene encoding agamous-like MADS-box protein AGL80, with product MSRSNEKYAFISNDHVRKITFKTRKGGLIKKMYELSTLCGIEGCVIITNKDDPQPIVWPSVEDARKTVERFRSLPEHEQTRWMVNQESFTNQRLKKIEEKLMKLRCENRDKEITQKIYQSMCENPMNVASKLNAKECEEIVNMLNRHIIEMKLIMESREGSFSNLLSQDNGVGETGPRFP
- the LOC124926344 gene encoding protein PALE CRESS, chloroplastic-like, with the translated sequence MEANVLQMISLLPHTFSLFSTRSQLASVAALPPSKANSRSSTVVLRCKKLEDRDLEGLPKEFYDDEWQARQREKTKEFHKKRQEEDDEEERKVDEFREIAMRLKDYPEEDVRNARLLVASFIRAAEEVEEKIEEAAEKGELNELILMVIWNRLDLARRDDEKDAIRSLDLLYRRVETEILKREASTSMRLLNDLLNMHDGFDDEGWLKDCRKSMIETFPREDPFSILVPAGFDIDQHKGPMRPTAEMDNILLRADFIREVNELLQEVRLEETERGEVGRGGGMDAESVANRMKQQEKQRTIRQVEALLDLAVNLKW